The DNA region GCTTTAGAAGTAAAGATAATGGATAGAACCATGTTAATTCTAGATATTTTTGCTAAAAGAGCTCAGACGAGAGAGGGTATAATTCAAGTTGAATTAGCACAGCTTCAATACAGATTGTCAAGATTAGCTGGTATAGGAACGACTTTATCAAGACTTGGTGGTGGTATAGGTACAAGAGGACCAGGGGAAAAAAAATTAGAAACTGATAGACGGCATATAAGAAATAGTATAACCCAGCTAAAAAAAGAATTGCAAGATGTCAAGAATCACAGAGATCTAATTAGAGAAAGAAGAAAGAAACAAGGAAAAGTCAAGATAGCGATTGTTGGGTATACTAATGCAGGAAAATCAACATTATTGAATAAAGTAACAGATGCAGAGGTTTTATCAGAAGATAAATTATTTGCTACACTTGATCCTACAACTAGGCAATTAGTATTGCCTAACAAAACAGAAGTTTTATTAACAGATACTGTAGGTTTCATTAGAAAGTTACCGCATCATCTTATAAAAGCGTTTCATTCTACATTAGAAGAGGCTGTTGTAGCAGATATTTTAATTCATGTTGTCGATAGTTCTAATCCTCAGGCCGAAAGTCATATAAAAGTTGTTTATGAAACCTTAGAAGAGTTAGGTGCTACTGGTAAAACTGTAATAACGATTTTCAATAAAATAGATAAGCCAGAAAGTAATAAATATCTTCAAGATAATAATGCATATAAAACACTAAGGGTTTCTGTAAAAGAAGGAATCGGATTAGATGAACTATTAGATGTAATAGAAAAAAGAATTCAGCAAGACAAGAAATTCATAAAAGGAATAATTCCATATGATAATGGAAATCTATTAAATCAGATACGTACTACAGGACAAATAATTAATGAAGAATATAAAAATGAAGGTACTTATATAGAAGCTTATGTGGATTCAAAAACTTATGGGGAAATAAACAAAAATGAGACTAAATTACTAATATAAATTTAATTGCTAAAAAATCAACCACCAAATATTGTGACAAGATATAATTCGATTTACAATATTGGTGGTTTTAATTGGCAAAAAGGACTTATTTCTATCAATGAGTATTGTAAAATATAGCAGAAAACTACATATATCATAGTATTTATAGCCTATTCGCATATACTACATATAGTGTTTTTTGAATTAAGTAGATACATTATGTAGTGTTTTTCGTGTTGACTACTATGGGCATATATGGTATATTATTATTAATTCGCAAGAGAGAGGAGACTAGCAATGTTTGACGTTGTTAAAAGAGATGGTAAAATAAGTAAATTTGATTTCATCAAGATTAAGGAAGCTATTACAAAAGCATTTAAGGCTACCGATAAGAATTATACAGAAGAAATACTTGATATTTTAGTGCTAAGAGTTACATCTGATTTCCAAAATAAAATTAAAGATTCAAAAATCACAGTTGAGGATGTACAAGATAGTGTGGAGAAAGTTCTAGAACAAACAGGTTATACAGATGTAGCAAAAGCTTATATATTATATAGAAAACAAAGAGAAAAAATAAGAAATATGAAATCCACAATACTTGACTATAAAGAAATAGTCAATAGTTATGTTAAGGAAGAAGACTGGAGGGTAAAAGAAAACTCGACAGTAACATATTCTGTAGGTGGACTTATATTACATAACTCAGGCGCAATAACAGCTAATTACTGGTTATCTGAAATATATGATGAAGAAATTGCAAAATCTCACAGAAGTGGAGATATACATATTCATGACTTATCTATGTTAACAGGATATTGTGCAGGGTGGTCATTAAAACAATTAATTCAAGATGGTCTTGGTGGTGTTCCAGGAAAAATTACATCTTCTCCAGCAAGTCATTTATCTACTCTTTGCAATCAAATGGTTAATTTCCTAGGAATAATGCAAAATGAGTGGGCAGGTGCACAGGCATTCTCTTCTTTCGATACATATTTAGCTCCTTTCGTTAAAGTTGATAGTCTTACATATAAAGAAACAAAACAATGTATTCAATCATTTGTTTTTGGTGTAAATACTCCAAGTAGATGGGGAACTCAATCTCCATTCTCTAATATTACACTTGATTGGATAGTACCTAATGACCTTGGAGGTTTACCTGCTATAGTTTCAGGTGAAGAACAAGAATTTACATATGGTGAGTGTCAAAAAGAAATGGATATGATTAACAAGGCATTTATTGAGATTATGATAGAAGGAGATGCCAATGGAAGAGGTTTCCAATATCCTATTCCAACATATTCCATAACAAAAGATTTTAATTGGGATGAAACAGAAAACAATAAATTGTTATTTGAAATGACTGCAAAATATGGAACTCCATATTTCAGTAATTATGTAAATAGTGATATGGAACCAAGCGATATAAGAAGTATGTGTTGCAGATTAAGACTTGATCTAAGAGAACTTAGAAAGAAACAAGGTGGATATTTCGGTTCTGGAGAAAGCACTGGTTCAGTTGGTGTTGTTACTATTAATATGCCAAGAATAGCTTATCTATCTAATAATGAAGAAGAATTCTATCAGAGATTGGATAAGATGATGGATATATCAGCACGCTCACTTAAGATTAAAAGGCAAGTAATAACTAAGTTATTGGTTGAAGGACTATATCCATATACTAAGAAGTATCTTGGTAACTTTGAGAGCCATTTTTCAACTATAGGTTTAGTTGGAATGAATGAAGCTACTCTCAATGCTAAATGGATTAATGGAGATATAACTAAAGAAGATGCTAGAAAGTTTGCTCTTAACGTACTAGATCATATGAGAAATAGACTTTCAGATTATCAAGAACAATATGGTGATTTATATAATTTAGAAGCTACACCAGCAGAATCAACAAGTTATAGATTAGCGAAACATGATATAATGAAATATGGTGATATAATAACATCAGGAAAAGAAGGAGAAACTCCTTATTATACCAACAGTACCCATTTACCTGTTAACTATACAGCAGATGTGTTTGATGCTCTTGATATGCAGGATGAATTCCAGAACAAATATACATCAGGAACTGTATTCCATGCATTCTTAGGAGAAAAACTACCTGATTGGAAGGCAGCAGCTCAATTAGTTAAGACAATTGCTGAGAATTATACTTTGCCTTATTACACAATTTCACCTACATATTCTGTGTGTAAATCACATGGATATATCGCAGGAGAAAAATACACATGTCCAGAGTGTGGAGCAACAACAGAAGTTTATAGTAGAATCACTGGATATTATAGACCGGTACAACATTGGAATGATGGTAAAGCACAGGAATTTAAAGATAGAAAAGAATATAAGCCTGAGGAGTCAATGCTAAAAGTAGTTCATACTGATTCAAAGACCCATGAAGAGGTTGCAGTAACATGTGATACAGATAATGATGCAGAGAAATTATTGTTCACTACAAAAACATGTCCTAATTGTCATATTGCAAAGCAATATTTAGAGAATAAAAGTGTTAAGATAATTGATGCTGAAGAACATGCAGAACTTGCAATGAAATATAAAATAAGAACAGCACCAACACTTATTGTTATTGATGAGGATAATGTTAATATATATATGGGGTTATCTGATATTAAGAAGTATGCTGAGAATGATAAATTAGAGGCTTAATTATATATTGATCTATATAAAGTCAAAGATTGGCAGGATAATGATTCTGCCAATTTTTTAGATTTTAGTTATGTTATGGTGGACAAGTAGTGATATATAATGTAAGATATAACAAGATTAAATTGACTGTATAGTTAAGAAAGGATCGTGAAGTTGCATGAGTATAGCAGATAAGATATTTATTGATATGTGTAGAGATATAATAGATAACGGATATAGTTCACAAGGACAAGAAGTAAGACCTAGGTGGAATGACGGGACACCAGCCCATACAATCAAGAGATTTGGAATAGTTAATCGTTATAATTTAGCTAAGGAATTTCCTGTTATCACATTAAGACCTACATATCTAAAGTCAGCTGTAGATGAAATTCTATGGATATGGCAGAGAAAATCCAATAATATACATGATTTGAAAAGTAAGATATGGGATAGTTGGGCTGATGAGAATGGTTCTATTGGTAAAGCTTATGGATATCAGTTAGGTATTAAACACAAATATAGTGAGGGAGAATTTGACCAGGTTGACCGTGTATTATATGACCTTAAAAATAATCCTAGTAGTAGAAGAATTATGACTAACATATATAATCATCAAGATCTTCATGAAATGAATTTATATCCTTGTGCGTATAGTGTAACTTTTAATGTGACAGGCAATAAACTTAATGCTATACTTAATCAACGTTCTAATGACGTATTAGTAGCTAATAACTGGAATGTTGTTCAGTATGCTGTTCTAGTTCATATGTTTGCTCAGGTATCAGGTCTAGAAGTTGGCGAATTGGTTCATGTCATTGCAGATGCTCATATTTATGATAGACATATACCATTAGTTGAAGAATTGATCACTAGAGAAAGCTACGATGCGCC from Vallitalea longa includes:
- the hflX gene encoding GTPase HflX; the encoded protein is MPEKHFEIEKEYVDRVILVGVATRENESYIIESLDELQELATTAGAITLEKVIQNRESVHPGTYLGKGKIDEIKSLIHELDASGIISDDELSPAQLKNLEDALEVKIMDRTMLILDIFAKRAQTREGIIQVELAQLQYRLSRLAGIGTTLSRLGGGIGTRGPGEKKLETDRRHIRNSITQLKKELQDVKNHRDLIRERRKKQGKVKIAIVGYTNAGKSTLLNKVTDAEVLSEDKLFATLDPTTRQLVLPNKTEVLLTDTVGFIRKLPHHLIKAFHSTLEEAVVADILIHVVDSSNPQAESHIKVVYETLEELGATGKTVITIFNKIDKPESNKYLQDNNAYKTLRVSVKEGIGLDELLDVIEKRIQQDKKFIKGIIPYDNGNLLNQIRTTGQIINEEYKNEGTYIEAYVDSKTYGEINKNETKLLI
- the thyA gene encoding thymidylate synthase codes for the protein MSIADKIFIDMCRDIIDNGYSSQGQEVRPRWNDGTPAHTIKRFGIVNRYNLAKEFPVITLRPTYLKSAVDEILWIWQRKSNNIHDLKSKIWDSWADENGSIGKAYGYQLGIKHKYSEGEFDQVDRVLYDLKNNPSSRRIMTNIYNHQDLHEMNLYPCAYSVTFNVTGNKLNAILNQRSNDVLVANNWNVVQYAVLVHMFAQVSGLEVGELVHVIADAHIYDRHIPLVEELITRESYDAPKLIINPDVKDFYDFTTDDFKLENYKKGEQIKNIQVAV
- a CDS encoding ribonucleoside triphosphate reductase, with amino-acid sequence MFDVVKRDGKISKFDFIKIKEAITKAFKATDKNYTEEILDILVLRVTSDFQNKIKDSKITVEDVQDSVEKVLEQTGYTDVAKAYILYRKQREKIRNMKSTILDYKEIVNSYVKEEDWRVKENSTVTYSVGGLILHNSGAITANYWLSEIYDEEIAKSHRSGDIHIHDLSMLTGYCAGWSLKQLIQDGLGGVPGKITSSPASHLSTLCNQMVNFLGIMQNEWAGAQAFSSFDTYLAPFVKVDSLTYKETKQCIQSFVFGVNTPSRWGTQSPFSNITLDWIVPNDLGGLPAIVSGEEQEFTYGECQKEMDMINKAFIEIMIEGDANGRGFQYPIPTYSITKDFNWDETENNKLLFEMTAKYGTPYFSNYVNSDMEPSDIRSMCCRLRLDLRELRKKQGGYFGSGESTGSVGVVTINMPRIAYLSNNEEEFYQRLDKMMDISARSLKIKRQVITKLLVEGLYPYTKKYLGNFESHFSTIGLVGMNEATLNAKWINGDITKEDARKFALNVLDHMRNRLSDYQEQYGDLYNLEATPAESTSYRLAKHDIMKYGDIITSGKEGETPYYTNSTHLPVNYTADVFDALDMQDEFQNKYTSGTVFHAFLGEKLPDWKAAAQLVKTIAENYTLPYYTISPTYSVCKSHGYIAGEKYTCPECGATTEVYSRITGYYRPVQHWNDGKAQEFKDRKEYKPEESMLKVVHTDSKTHEEVAVTCDTDNDAEKLLFTTKTCPNCHIAKQYLENKSVKIIDAEEHAELAMKYKIRTAPTLIVIDEDNVNIYMGLSDIKKYAENDKLEA